The Candidatus Tumulicola sp. genome contains a region encoding:
- a CDS encoding bifunctional 3,4-dihydroxy-2-butanone-4-phosphate synthase/GTP cyclohydrolase II yields the protein MDLFAERLNAAMDRAGFSAAELAGRSGLTEAAISLLRSGRREPSYRTLQRLSGVLPSLSGGDARETPFDRVDEAVADIRAGRMVIVLDDEDRENEGDLVMAAQMVTPEAINFMRREAGGLICVPLPGRRLDELQIPQMVSDNTAVHETAFTVSVEARGLTTTGISAHDRAATIKKLLDPDARASDFLRPGHTFPLRSREGGVLVRAGQTEASVDLARLAGLYPAGVICEIMAEDGTMERFDGLRAFADRHGLKLVSVKDLIAYRMRNEKLVKRIAQFKLPTAAGQWNGVAYETTIDGGTHVALVMGDVGDGKDLLVRVHSECLTGDALHSIRCDCAAQRDGAMELIAREGRGVFLYLRQEGRGIGLANKLRAYELQDRGADTVEANEALGLPVDKRDYGIGSQILVDLGVKEMRLITNNPKKIFGLEGYGLKIVGRAPMQTEPTPFNERYIDTKRDKLGHMFDAPQAAS from the coding sequence GTGGACCTTTTTGCGGAGCGGCTGAATGCCGCCATGGACCGAGCCGGCTTTTCTGCCGCCGAACTGGCTGGACGCTCGGGATTAACAGAGGCGGCGATCTCGTTGCTTCGGTCGGGCCGGCGCGAACCGTCCTATCGCACGCTGCAGCGGTTGAGCGGAGTTTTGCCCAGTCTGTCCGGCGGCGACGCTCGCGAAACGCCCTTCGACCGGGTCGACGAAGCCGTCGCGGATATCCGTGCGGGACGGATGGTCATCGTCCTCGACGACGAGGACCGCGAAAACGAAGGCGACCTGGTGATGGCCGCCCAGATGGTGACACCCGAAGCCATCAACTTCATGCGTCGCGAGGCGGGCGGTTTGATTTGCGTCCCGTTGCCTGGCCGCCGGCTCGACGAACTGCAAATTCCGCAGATGGTGAGCGATAACACGGCGGTCCACGAAACGGCGTTCACCGTGTCGGTCGAGGCGCGAGGCCTTACAACTACGGGGATTTCGGCGCACGACCGGGCTGCGACGATCAAGAAGCTCTTGGATCCCGACGCGCGAGCCTCAGATTTCTTGCGCCCCGGACATACGTTTCCGTTGCGTTCGCGGGAGGGCGGCGTGCTCGTGCGTGCCGGCCAGACCGAAGCGTCGGTCGATCTCGCGCGGTTGGCCGGACTTTATCCGGCCGGCGTCATCTGCGAAATCATGGCCGAAGACGGCACGATGGAACGCTTCGACGGTTTGCGTGCCTTCGCAGACCGCCACGGCCTCAAGCTGGTAAGCGTCAAAGATTTGATCGCGTATCGAATGCGCAACGAAAAGCTCGTGAAGCGCATCGCGCAGTTCAAGCTTCCGACCGCGGCCGGCCAATGGAACGGCGTCGCGTACGAAACGACCATCGATGGCGGTACGCACGTTGCGCTGGTGATGGGCGACGTCGGCGACGGCAAGGATCTGCTGGTTCGCGTTCACTCTGAATGTCTGACCGGTGACGCGTTGCACTCGATCCGTTGCGATTGCGCCGCGCAGCGTGACGGTGCGATGGAGCTAATCGCGCGCGAAGGGCGCGGCGTGTTTCTCTACTTGCGACAGGAAGGGCGTGGCATCGGCCTCGCTAACAAGCTGCGCGCATACGAATTACAAGACCGAGGCGCCGATACGGTCGAAGCGAACGAAGCGTTGGGATTGCCGGTCGACAAGCGCGACTACGGAATCGGCTCGCAGATCTTAGTGGACTTGGGCGTGAAAGAGATGCGCTTGATCACGAACAACCCCAAAAAAATCTTCGGGCTCGAAGGTTACGGCTTGAAAATTGTCGGTCGCGCGCCGATGCAAACGGAACCGACGCCGTTTAACGAGCGCTACATCGATACCAAGCGCGACAAGCTCGGTCACATGTTCGACGCCCCGCAGGCGGCTTCGTGA
- the mtnA gene encoding S-methyl-5-thioribose-1-phosphate isomerase — protein MSELVPVRWLGDAVEYLDQRALPGEIVYRQARSVDDVVEAIATLSVRGAPCIGVFAGYGIAMLKASLSHDRFVEAAARVRAARPTAINLAWAVDRVMAAPDALAEATAIAEDQARTDERIGLSGLPLVPDGAGIITHCNTGALATGGRGTALEVILAAHRAGKRPRVYVDETRPLLQGVRLNYLELKTAGVDVRVIVDGAAAFVMQRERIDLAIVGADRIARNGDTANKIGTYGLAVAAAYHGVPFYVAAPRSTFDRSVSTGGEIPIELRSEEEVTSFRGTPVAPGARAYNPAFDVTPATLIAGIVTECGVLRSPYEEAIAELFA, from the coding sequence GTGAGCGAACTCGTACCAGTCCGCTGGTTGGGCGATGCGGTCGAATACCTCGACCAGCGCGCCCTACCCGGCGAGATCGTCTACCGCCAAGCGCGTTCGGTCGACGATGTGGTCGAAGCAATTGCAACGCTGTCGGTTCGGGGGGCTCCCTGCATCGGAGTCTTTGCCGGTTACGGTATCGCGATGCTCAAAGCGTCCCTGTCGCACGACCGCTTCGTCGAGGCTGCGGCGCGCGTTCGCGCGGCTCGACCGACGGCGATCAACCTTGCGTGGGCCGTCGACCGCGTGATGGCCGCTCCCGACGCGCTGGCCGAGGCGACTGCGATCGCCGAAGATCAGGCGCGTACCGACGAACGCATCGGTCTGAGCGGGTTGCCGCTCGTTCCCGACGGCGCCGGCATCATCACGCATTGCAATACCGGAGCACTTGCAACCGGCGGCCGCGGTACCGCGCTGGAAGTAATTCTTGCCGCTCACCGCGCCGGAAAGCGCCCGCGCGTGTACGTCGATGAAACGCGTCCGCTGCTGCAAGGCGTTCGTCTCAACTATTTGGAGTTGAAAACGGCCGGCGTCGACGTCCGCGTGATCGTCGACGGTGCGGCCGCGTTCGTTATGCAGCGCGAACGGATCGATCTCGCGATCGTCGGCGCCGACCGGATCGCGCGCAACGGTGACACCGCGAATAAGATCGGCACTTACGGACTGGCCGTCGCCGCGGCGTATCACGGGGTGCCGTTCTACGTCGCCGCGCCGCGCTCGACGTTCGACCGATCGGTCTCCACCGGCGGCGAGATCCCGATCGAACTCCGGTCCGAAGAAGAAGTAACGTCGTTCCGGGGAACGCCGGTCGCACCCGGCGCGCGTGCGTACAACCCGGCATTCGACGTCACTCCCGCGACGTTGATCGCCGGCATCGTCACCGAGTGCGGCGTACTTCGTTCGCCGTATGAGGAAGCGATTGCGGAACTGTTCGCGTGA
- the ribH gene encoding 6,7-dimethyl-8-ribityllumazine synthase: MKRDAAVETLPDCRGKRFALVVARFYDELATSMVDGARRALVDCGVSSEDIRTFDVPGCFEIPLACDTILATGEYAGAVALGAVVRGETPHFDFVAGECSRGVMDVSLAHGLPIGFGILTTDSYLQAEERADPSRGDKGYHAAIAAATLVALAATLSAETVARA, translated from the coding sequence GTGAAGCGCGACGCCGCTGTCGAAACGCTTCCCGACTGTCGCGGCAAACGCTTTGCGCTGGTGGTCGCGCGATTTTACGACGAGCTCGCAACGTCGATGGTCGACGGTGCGCGTCGTGCACTTGTCGACTGTGGTGTTTCGTCTGAGGACATTCGCACGTTCGACGTCCCGGGATGCTTCGAGATTCCGCTCGCGTGCGACACGATACTGGCAACCGGCGAATATGCCGGCGCGGTCGCGCTGGGGGCCGTGGTCCGCGGCGAGACGCCGCACTTCGACTTCGTTGCCGGCGAATGTTCGCGTGGGGTGATGGACGTCTCGCTCGCGCACGGCTTGCCGATCGGCTTTGGAATCCTTACGACCGACTCGTATCTGCAAGCCGAGGAGCGCGCCGACCCTTCACGTGGTGATAAGGGCTATCACGCGGCCATCGCCGCGGCGACGCTCGTCGCTTTGGCGGCTACGCTTTCGGCGGAAACAGTCGCTCGTGCATAA